TGCGGCCTCGCGGTCACAGATCTTTTGGGCACGGTGCTCGCCAGTCCTGTCACTATCGTCACGTATGTGAAGGGCTCGTGGCCGGCTGGAGAGCCTCTGTGCCAGTATTTCGGATTTGTCCTGCTCTTCTTCTCTTTAGCCGGCCTGAGCATCATCTGTGCCATGTCTGTGGAGAGGTATGTGGCCATAAACCACGCATACTTCTACAACGACTACGTTAACCAGAGGCTGGCAAGTGCCACGCTTCTCGCCATCTACCTCTCCAACGGGGTTTTCTGCGCTCTCCCGAGCCTTGGTTTCGGCCGCGTTACCAAGCAGTATCCAGAGACATGGTGCTTTCTAGACTGGAGGACTGAGGAGAATATACATGCCGGCTTTTCGTATATGTACGCCGGGGTCAGCGTCGTCCTCATCCTGGCCACAGTCATCTGTAATGTGGCAGTGTGTTGCGCACTGATGCGGATGCACCGCAGGTTTGTACGGAGGATGTCGCTGGGCAGCGATCAGTGGAGAGCCACAGAGGTCGGTAGGAAGCGCAGCTGTAGGCGATTGGCAGGAGCGGAGATCCACATGGTCGTGCTGCTCATCGCCACATCTGCCGTGGTGCTCGTTTGCTCTATTCCTCTGGTCGTGAGTATTTCATCCATCTGCCTATAATTGCACAACCTTATGGCACACCTTGGAAGTTTTTTTGGATAGTTAAGGGTTTTTGTTTCCTAAAAAGGAACTAGTTTCCAAATAGGAAATAGGGATTTAGATGGTTTTTTAGTTTAGGTTTTTAGAGTTaatcattttgttgttgtttaagaaTGTAGACCAATATAGCTTTAACATAAGCTTTCAACACACAAAAACCTACAATTttcagactttatttttttttcaatgttatATTATCTGTCTACCAATtatgataaaaacaaaacatatgtaCATATCCCTTCATACGTTTCCGCAGCAGTAATTGTGCTGTAGAAAGGGATTTGTAACgctttatgacattttttgTTCTGATTTATTATTCTAATAGATTAATGCATAGGGTTAAATCTAGAAATCTTAAGCATTTCTTAGGTTGTGCCTCTGGGGGACACAGAAAGGTTATAAGGTTATCTTATCAGAAAGGGTTCCAAGCAGAGCCTTTTTTCGAAGCTAAAAGCAATTAATCATTCTGGTAACATTTGATGAGTCTAGAAGTTGTATTCTATTTTATGGTCAAATAGGTTATTTGTAGGCTATTTTGCTCAGTGGATTTTTCTTGATAAGCCATGTTTAGAGTGGAGAGCTGCATGGTTATACTTTCCCATGAACAAAGAGACTATATCCTGCACATGCACAGTAAACACCACAGTTTAGACTTGCATAAGAAAAGTAGATATTTGCAACTGCCCTGCTGTCACAACTAACACAAGCTTCCCTAGTCAATGCGATTAAGCTGTCAAGTAGAGTAATCTTGTAgtgcatttttgtgtttatactaaagagaaagacaacatttttgtttattgttcatGTTTGTTTAAGTCAGCAGTGACCAGAGATGATCACATAAATTCATTTGTGATacacaatacaaaataattcatGCCTAATGATGGCAActaaaaaatgtattcagtaaTTTTGGAAATACATGAGGCCTAAAATCAAGAGTTTCATATGAAATGTTAACATCTTTTATAATTCTGGTGGGTGATGGCTAACAATGTGTATTCCCCAATAAAATAACTGGTGCTATTCTGTTAATTAGAAAGGATCAAGCAGTTCTATTGTCTAGGTTTTAGAAAGCTGATGCACTGTTGATAAACTCAATCAAAGCTGAAGCCTTTCACGTGTGGTAACTTTGGTAGCTGTCTAGCAGCTCTAGCGCAGTTGCCAGGTCTATAGTGACTTCGATTAactcataaaaatattttctgcatatttttaaaaatttgcaaaaacattttgaaagaaataaccttttttcaaaaattaaaatctaaattaaTGTCACTATGCAAAGTATTTTGTGTACTTTGCACATATATAACACAAATCAtattcataatcataatcaaatacaaataacaaaacTTGCCATTCAAATgcactttaaatacatttatccCTGGTAGTCACAACATGTGATTAAAATCACATGTCAAACATTGATGTGTTAAAGATAGGGCAAGGCATTATGCAAACAGGAACTTAAGAGCAAAAACTATTTCCACATTTCCATACCAtgcatgtgtattttattttgtggtaCCTCTTTAAAatataagcatctaaaattatttagttttttactgtaaaaaacattttacactaaACAGTAAAGACAAATTATCACAGTACTGTCagttttaaaattcaaaatgtttaaTCTAAGACAGTGGTTTCCAAGTCCAATTTTGTGGAACTTATCCTGTGTAGCTGCCCTACTGCGACTAGGTAAGTGATAGGCCATTAAGGGGTTAATAATGATCTATCACTTGGATCTGGTGTAGCAAACTGTGATAGCCAGACAATCTCCAGGACTGAAGTTAAAGGATAcctaaatattttgtgtgtaattaatgtttttGGTGAGTAGtgggtaaaatattttatatgttgaACAAAGCAAATAATGATCCTAATTTAATTTTCCTAGTTTTGAGTTTATGCTTTCTTCTGGAATACTCCCATAtaattgttaaacattttgtCTATAGGTGCAGGTGTTCATCAATCAAATATATAAGATTCCAGTGGAGAAACGTTTAGACAAAAACCCAGATCTTTTGGCCATACGATTTGCTTCAATCAACCCCATTCTAGATCCTTGGATCTACATACTACTCCGGAAAGCCGTCTTCATCAAACTCACAAAAAACATCAATTATCTGTTCTGTAAGATCATTGCACGTGGGCAGCAAAAGCAGGCCAATTTTCACTGGCTGGAGCAACAGCGAATGTCATCCATTATCTCCAAAGACTCTATATCACTTGTGTCTCGGAATTTGAGGGATGTCAGAAGCACATCACAGacctttctttatctctctacAATAACTGGGCCCTACAAAGACACCTGCAGTTCAAGTCACATTGGGTCCTCTCCTTATTCTTCCCAACAACTTGGCACAAAGTTCTCCAACAGGAACAGTTCAGAGAATGAGGGAGAAAAATGCACTATTAACCACACATGTCATCCTTCATGCTTTAAAGAACCGGATACTAACTAGCATTGTGAATTTCCAGGAGAACGTATTTAGTCTAAAACGCAGGTGCGGTGACATCTGTAAGCCTATTTGCATTtgtaagtatttttatttaattgtatttgtacCATTTTAATGGCAGCTGAAACATGAGGGTTTTTTCCACATAAAACTCTCAAATACTCTAAAAATCCCCTATAACCAACTGCATACAGTATTGATACATTTATTGTCCTGCAGGGTTCAAACTGGTCACAGGATAATTAGAAATAAGCTATGCACAAACGAACttaacaaaaatgtttgtttttaaaatcagaGTAGTTTTTGAGCATTCCACTTACCAAAGAAATGTTATTTTCttgcataaataaatgtgagCTGCAATGTGACTTTAATTTAAGCCTCAGTAAGCATGTTGATGAGCTCAAAACATTCTTTgcaaaatattatgttataatgtCATAAGAATAAGAGGCTACTACTACTAGAAAATGTGTACAGAAAATTtgattgctttcttttttcttagtCATTCAATACATTGTATATTTTCACTaataaattttgaaaaaataactTGTTTTATATATCTGTTTTATGTATAATTTAACAGAAGAAGGCTAACCATATTAATCAACTAACCCAATGGTCTAACCCCCAATATCTTACAAATTTTTTTAGTCCTCAATGATCATACTAATCTTTACATAAATCTGCACTTTTCTTACAAGGTTAAAGTTGCCTAATAATCTTTGTACTGCTTGAACGTGTCAAAGTGCATGTATAAGGAAGTACAACTTTAATTTCCTGAAGCTATGCAACTTTACTTATTCCCATTCCTGCTGAGTTTGCTAAACTGAAGTTTTCACACATGATATTTGCCTAGAATTTATTTCTGTGCTATAGATTCCCAGTGGATGGATGTAAAATGAATAACAtactttcattcttttcattgCACTTTAGTAGAGTATTTTAAATACTGGCAGTGTGAGATTTCATTTTGCTGGACTATCGAATTTTTTTTATGGGCCTTTGAAtactctttattattttaaattatattttagctTTGTAGTACTGGAGACTATACTAGGAGTGTTATAAGGACTTCAGTAGTACTTGCAGAGAGACGTTTCAAATGCTCGTTCCTTCATGCAGGACACTGACTCTTTTAAATACAGAATTATTTGTGGTAATTCTGTGTTAGTATAAATGAGCAGCCTGTATTTAGCCAACACAGATCAAGTTTcttagtttttccttgccgccctCGCACCCGGCTTGTtaattagggatagggatatatagtattttaaattttaagtcactatttttaaaattagttttaaactttaattgtatatattaatttatttatttttatccttattttttcttcttattattaatatatatttattttcctttttttctctctcttctgtttccatactactgtaaagctgctttgatacaATGGGaaatgttaaaagcgctatacaaataaatttaatttgaattcaaATTTGAAATTGGCAAACCTGGCatagaaataatgaaatgaaattgtagGTGTGGGTAAGAGCTACTCTGTCTTATTAAAAGCACTGAAAGATTTTGAATTTTTTgaattagaaaatgaatgaataatgtgaaCCATGCCTTAAAAAAGAGCTTACAGAAGGCTTACACTCAAAGGTTGTTGTGCTACATGAAGCTGGAAAGGGTTACAAAGTTATCTTAAATAGTTTAGATATTTAGCTGTCCACTGTTAGACAAAATGTCTATAAATGGAGTGCATTTAGTACTGTAGCTAAATTCCCAAAAGTGTCTGTCCAGCCAAGATGACTCAAAGGCCATACCACATACTGTAATTGGCagtgaggttaaaaaaaagaactctGGAGTGATAGCTAAAGACTTGAAGATGTCATTGGAACTGGTTAATATCTATGTTTATGAATCTATTATTTGCCTTGGTGTACTtgaaaaaattcattcattcattcattcattcatcttctaccgcttatccgaactacctcgggtcacggggagcctgtgcctatctcaggcgtcatcgggcatcaaggcaggattcaccctggacggagtgccaacccatcgcagggcacatacacacacactcattcactcacgcaatcacacactagggacaattttccagagatgccaatcaacctaccatgcatgtctttggaccgggggaggaaaccggagtacccggaggaaacccccgaggcacggggagaacatgcaaactccacacacacaaggtggaggcgggaatcgaaccccgaccctggaggtgtgaggcgaacgtgctaaccactaagccaccgtgccccccacttgaAAAAATTGTGTTCCTGAAATTTGCCTGAAGTCCACCTTGATGCTCCACAATGCTACAGTGATAAAGTTTTGTAATCTGATAAAACATTGAGTTGGGGCAGTGGTAGCTtatgtggttaaggctctgcGTTGTTAATTGAAAGGTTGGGGTTCAGGCccctgcactgccaagctgccacttttgggcccttgagcatcATGGATGATTATGTGCTCtcaccccaacttccaaagctgAGATATGTGtatttcattgtgctgtaatttatatgtGACCAAAATAAAAGGCTTGTTGCTTGGGAAGAACTATATCGGGTGTAAAAAGGGCACcaacataaaaacatcatcCTAACAGTTAAGTACAGTTTATCAAAAAATCCTACAGGTAGAAGTTGAGTGATGCACAAAAGAGTGATGCACAAAAAAAGTAAATCCACTATAGAAAAGCACAGTCAGAGCCCAGAGCTTAACCCAATAGAGATACTGTGGAATGAACTCAAGATGGCTGTTCACACCAGACACCCTAAGAATATGGCTGAGCTGAAGAAACAGTTCTGTAATGAAGAGTCAAGAGTCAGAAATTCCTCCTGAACATTGTGCAGGTCTAATCCACAGCTACAGGAAATGCTTGGTTGAGTTTATTGCTGCCAAAAGAGGATCAACTACCTATTAAATCCAAGCGTACACTTACTTTTTCCACTGCACTGTGAATGTATGATGTGACATGTTCAATACAGACATGAAAAAaattgatttgtttgtgtgttgttagCTTAGGCACATTGTGTTTATACTTTTGACTTGAAGATGAGATGACATTTTATGACCAATTAATGCAGAAAAACAGCCAAATACCAAAAATAGTACAATAGTAGTAAATTTAGTAGTACTAAATTTAGTACTACTAAATTACTACTATTGTtagttttataataattttgctATGTGACAGAAATGTCTAGGAGTCATTTGTGACAATagtacacacaaaaataaggCATAAACTATGCACAAGAATTTGAATTGCAAATTATGGTGTGTGTCCACCAGCACAGGTGGTAATATTTCACAGAGTGGCACAGATGTCAAAAGGGGTAGGATTTGAATGAATACATTATTAAGAGGTGTGGTTTAGCCTGCATCTGCAATATCCAATGATAGGAGTTTCTATTGTTCCCTCTAAGAACAACATTgcctgtttgtttctgtttcttcaaAATAGTTTAAACAACACATGTTAAAACCCCAGACTGCTTTGAAATTTTTGCCTCAGAGACACCTTTCAGTATAACTACCTTTTGTCTTGTTGCTTTGCTCAGTCTTgccatggtgtgtgtatgaccTGTTACATGAAACCAAAACCTCACCTTAGTGTGTCTAGGCCGTGGAAGATGTTTAGTGTTGAACTTATGTTCATCAAACTACTCTGATGTTCATCAAACTAGTCTGTCTTGCTGTGAGTTTTTGTGCATTCTCATCTTGTCACCAGAAACCACAAATATTGACCCTGTGGACCCTGTTGAGGTGCACATTTAATTCTGCAGTGAGTTGGGCAGCTgaagttttatgttttttggatACAATGTCGGTTATTACCTGACCAGCCCTTTCAGTTGACAGTTACTCatgttgatgttgtttggtCCTTTGTGGTGGTGTTTGGTTCTTTGTGGTGGTAATGTTACCCAACACCACATTGACATGCCTGTGAGACATGCACCAACAATTTAAGGTACTTTGTTTTGGGGATTGCAATATTTTATGTATAGCTGATATGAAGGAACCCTGGAATGTAAAACTAAGACATTACAGTAATCCACCCTAGAGGTAACaaagcatgaactagttttTCTACATCAGCagtctccaatcttatccgcaaagggccggtgtgggtgcaggttttcgtTCCacccaagcagaagccacacctgattccatgtgtttaatcagctgttcttggcttttagtagactctggtgtggcttctgcttggttggaatgaaaacctgcacccacaccggccctttccggataagctTGGAGACCCCTGTTCTACATCATTTATTGAaaattttttatcttattattttttattttagcaatatttctgagatgaaagaaggctatcCTAGTAATATTACATGTCAGAGTTCAGGCTAATGCTGAGCTCAAAAGTCATTGAAGAGCAAACATGCAGAggtcaaaataaagacagaatgacagagtTTAGtaacttaacatttttttacatgGCGCAAAGAGCACATTTTTCCCATCGACATGATTTTCTgctataaacacaataaaatacaatatttagTGTAAATTGTGCAATcagtacattttattaaacctATCTAACTATTTTTCTCAAAACAAGAGAAACATTGTGAAACATTTCACATTGAGTTTTATTAATGCAACTGAAGGCTTTCTGTGAGGGAATGGCAACATCCGGGAAAATGAAATATACTGAATGATGTCTGAACAGCATTTTCTCAGCTGGTATATAATATTTGCGTGTCATCTATCAACAAATGGTAGCTCAGCTAGTCTTGACTCAAAGCTCTATAATATTTTACTGACAATTCAGTATGTTTTCACAAATTAttgttcattctttcattcattttctaccacgtatccgaactacctcgggtcacggggagcctgtgcctatctcaggcgtcatcgggcatcaaggcaggatacaccctggatggagtgccaacccatcacaggtcacacacacgctcacaaattattatattaaacataaaaatgaataatgatttatttatcattttgagGAAACATTCAATGGTCTGACTTATGTAGAGTACTAACAAAGTTATTAAAAGGTAAAAGAGGTAACTGCAtcacagtgaaaaaaaattatatatactatattatagtGACGCAGATACCTCTTtacctttacatatatattaatcttagcaatatttctgagatgaaagaagcatgagcttcaaatgaaagactggagtcaataatcacaccaagttTGTTTACTGCTGAGCATGAAACAGACAGGCCATCCAGAGTTACTaagtaatcagaaagcttacttctagctgcatttctgtcttgtcagaaGGAGGTGAAGGAAGTTAATAAGCATCTATTGTCTATTGTCTAATGTCTTTTATACATTTCTTAATTTTATTAAGCTGGTTCCATTAATCTGGCTTCATAACAGAGTGTATATCTTAAGGTTGCAGTGCATGTGGCATTACCTCTTTATAAAAGATGTACCTCATTTTTTATACCTCATTTTTCCTGCTCCTCAAATTGCACAAATTATGGTTTTGAATAGAAGGTtagtttttaatattgttatgcatttacatatttacacattataGCTAAAAATTGTCC
The genomic region above belongs to Tachysurus vachellii isolate PV-2020 chromosome 11, HZAU_Pvac_v1, whole genome shotgun sequence and contains:
- the ptger4a gene encoding prostaglandin E receptor 4 (subtype EP4) a, which produces MYNSTVSLLRMEPTVPVVMFIFGVVSNLIAIVVLCKSRKEQKETIFYTLVCGLAVTDLLGTVLASPVTIVTYVKGSWPAGEPLCQYFGFVLLFFSLAGLSIICAMSVERYVAINHAYFYNDYVNQRLASATLLAIYLSNGVFCALPSLGFGRVTKQYPETWCFLDWRTEENIHAGFSYMYAGVSVVLILATVICNVAVCCALMRMHRRFVRRMSLGSDQWRATEVGRKRSCRRLAGAEIHMVVLLIATSAVVLVCSIPLVVQVFINQIYKIPVEKRLDKNPDLLAIRFASINPILDPWIYILLRKAVFIKLTKNINYLFCKIIARGQQKQANFHWLEQQRMSSIISKDSISLVSRNLRDVRSTSQTFLYLSTITGPYKDTCSSSHIGSSPYSSQQLGTKFSNRNSSENEGEKCTINHTCHPSCFKEPDTN